Proteins encoded by one window of Aphis gossypii isolate Hap1 chromosome X, ASM2018417v2, whole genome shotgun sequence:
- the LOC126551932 gene encoding uncharacterized protein LOC126551932: protein MSCYSFKSDDEESVVFSEDNIATTSQKKGTSKRLAVKPEKKPVSKKTKKSTAICYTDKILDLITDPTIPTDAENTLNIKKDDCSLTVKTPVDNTAVDYWTIAHYKCAKIDKVALQDRWKHAECSLKISLTGQHPDDLTTAKEMVTLIQSVFDKMMRHPAKKLIRHKPKKINL, encoded by the exons atgtcctGCTACTCATTTAAAAGCGATGACGAGGAGTCGGTTGTATTTTCcgaa gataATATTGCAACAACATCTCAAAAAAAAGGTACATCGAAAAGGTTAGCTGTAAAACCGGAGAAGAAACCAGTATCGAAAAAGACGAAAAAg agcactgctatttgttatacagacaaaatattagatttaataacagATCCAACTATACCAACCGATGCAGAGAACaccttgaatataaaaaaggatGATTGTTCATTAACGGTTAAGACACCTGTAGACAATACGGCTGTAGATTACTGGACTATAGCACATTATAAATGTGCTAAAATTGATAAAGTTGCTCTGcaagatag ATGGAAGCATGCTGAATGCTCActcaaaatatctttaacaGGGCAGCATCCGGATGATTTAACTACAGCCAAAGAAATGGTGACTCTCATTCAAtctgttttcgacaaaatgaTGCGACATCCCGCCAAGAAGCTAATCAGAcacaaaccaaaaaaaataaacttataa
- the LOC126551915 gene encoding zinc finger BED domain-containing protein 4-like has product MIKAVDLVEKEAFIELENEPESMLSSSKEKTNSNQADDTFDSDNDSDYENTDLGKINNDDINDLLDIVDNNEYDDLVETDSEQQNEYCEAILLNIESQCVGDISIFTGMRCVSHTLQLAVIDCLKEASVNAVLNKVRALVKKLRNQTYMYLIKKEKLKTPILDCLTRWHSTCDMLERVQDLKVFIKNMSANDKKLKSFCLNSNEWQHVETIFKALLPAKICTKNLQSEQLTLTDFYGEWIACKFKTEAQNSSFAQKLLQFMISREKFILNNKVFVSAIFLDPRYKITLNEEQCLISIEHLIKVWIQLNKLQSDDNDNYDIDLNNQTSIDEHFDNSDSDSTDEVEQFLKSKSTEIETLETLEINSSQTSVIFTQIETILKNYNIHQKRINYKTDILKFWKSMEYTHPELYQLASVVFCVPATQVSVERLFSGLKFVLSPYRTNISSKHLEDQLLIRTNKLFEKKEKRLQISELETNTSIKRKKK; this is encoded by the exons ATGATAAAAGCTGTAGATTTAGTTGAAAAAGAAGCATTTATTGAGTTAGAAAATGAGCCAGAGTCCATGCTGTCTagttcaaaagaaaaaacaaattctaaTCAAGCAGATGATACTTTTGACAGTGATAATGATAG tgattatgaaaatacagacttaggtaaaataaataatgatgatatcaATGATTTACTTGATATAGTTGATAACAATGAATATGATGACCTGGTCGAAACAGATTCGGAACAACAAAATGAGTACTGTGAAGCTATTCTTCTTAATATTGAGTCTCAATGTGTTGgagatatttcaatttttactg gtATGAGATGTGTTTCACATACATTACAACTGGCAGTCATTGATTGTTTAAAAGAAGCCAGTGTCAATGCAGTTTTGAACAAAGTCAGAGCCCTTGTAAAAAAACTACGGAATCAAACttacatgtatttaattaaaaaagaaaaacttaagACTCCAATTCTTGATTGCTTAACAAGATGGCATTCAACCTGTGATATGTTGGAAAGAGTACAGGATTTAAAAGTGTTCATCAAAAACATGTCTGCAAATGATAAAAAGCTAAAATCATTTTGTCTAAATTCCAATGAATGGCAGCATGtcgaaacaatttttaaagctTTATTACCAGCCAAAATATGCACAAAGAATCTACAAAGTGAACAGCTTACTCTTACAGACTTTTATGGAGAGTGGATTGCATGCAAATTCAAAACGGAAGCACAAAATTCATCGTTTGCTCAAAAATTATTGCAGTTTATGATTTCCAGAGAAAAGTTCATActcaataataaagtttttgtttCTGCTATCTTCTTGGACCCGCgatacaaaataacattaaacgaAGAACAGTGTTTAATTTCCAtagaacatttaataaaagtttggaTTCAGTTAAACAAATTGCAGAgtgatgataatgataattatgatatagacTTAAATAATCAAACTTCTATAGATGAACATTTTGATAACTCTGATTCGGACTCAACAGATGAAGTAGAGCAGTTCTTGAAGTCCAAGTCTACCGAGATAGAAACATTAGAaacattagaaataaattcttCACAAACATCTGTCATATTCACACAAATTGAAACTATACtgaagaattataatattcatcaaaaacgaataaattataaaactgataTACTCAAATTTTGGAAAAGTATGGAATATACTCATCCGGAATTGTATCAATTAGctagtgttgtattttgtgTGCCTGCGACTCAAGTCAGTGTTGAAAGACTTTTCTCAGGTTTAAAATTTGTGCTGTCTCCATATAGAACTAATATTAGCTCCAAACATTTGGAAGACCAGTTACTGATACGTACTAAcaaactttttgaaaaaaaagaaaaacgacTACAGat ATCTGAATTGGAAACAAACACATCAatcaaacgtaaaaaaaaatag
- the LOC126551941 gene encoding baculoviral IAP repeat-containing protein 7-like: MFLLRYYIASLEKEDNPWIEHSRWNPKCVFVLLSKGNQFVENVVKKYGSIELGSYSNIQSEDCSFMYELLQFHFNSLSNMIL; this comes from the exons atgtttttgCTGCGGTATTATATTGCATCGTTGGAAAAAGAAGATAATCCATGGATTGAACATTCAAGATGGAATCCgaaatgtgtttttgtattattatcaaaaggaaatcagtttgttgaaaatgtagtaaaaaaatatg gtTCTATcgaattaggtag cTACAGCAATATACAAAGTGAAGATTGTTCATTTATGTACgagttattacaatttcattttaattcattgtcgaacatgatattataa